The Streptomyces phaeolivaceus genome has a window encoding:
- a CDS encoding lysophospholipid acyltransferase family protein — MADAKVIPFDDDRTRGGAVQRPPRRRSTGSRRKGENAVVREAGEVQALPGLPTSTDDVPVTREKPEPPQEAAEAQDGGALERRIAGGLAFLRKRLTGDYEVDDFGYDAELTDQVLMSLLRPVYEKYFRVEVKGIENIPTDGGALIVANHSGTLPLDGLMMQVAVHDNHPTGRHLRLLAADLVFMLPVVNELARKLGHTLACAEDASRLLQQGELVGVMPEGFKGLGKPFGDRYKLQRFGRGGFVSTALRAGTPIIPCSIVGAEEIYPMIGDSKTLARLLGFPYFPITPTFPWLGPLGAVPLPTKWTIQFGEPIPTDGYPPEAAEDPMLMFNLTDQVREQIQHTLYKLLVQRRSVFF; from the coding sequence ATGGCGGATGCCAAGGTCATTCCGTTCGACGACGACCGGACGCGCGGGGGCGCCGTGCAGCGCCCGCCGCGCCGCCGGAGTACGGGGAGCCGGCGCAAGGGCGAGAACGCGGTCGTCCGGGAAGCCGGTGAGGTCCAGGCCCTCCCCGGACTGCCGACCAGCACGGATGATGTCCCTGTGACACGGGAGAAGCCGGAGCCGCCCCAGGAGGCCGCCGAGGCACAGGACGGCGGCGCGCTGGAGCGACGGATCGCGGGCGGGCTCGCGTTCCTGCGCAAGCGGCTCACCGGAGACTACGAGGTCGACGACTTCGGCTACGACGCCGAACTCACCGACCAGGTGCTGATGTCCCTGCTGCGGCCGGTGTACGAGAAGTACTTCCGGGTCGAGGTGAAGGGCATCGAGAACATCCCGACGGACGGTGGCGCGCTGATCGTCGCCAACCACTCGGGGACACTGCCGTTGGACGGCCTGATGATGCAGGTCGCCGTGCACGACAACCACCCCACCGGGCGCCATCTGCGGCTGCTCGCGGCGGACCTGGTGTTCATGCTGCCGGTGGTCAACGAACTGGCGCGCAAGCTCGGTCACACCCTCGCCTGCGCGGAGGACGCCTCTCGGCTGTTGCAGCAGGGTGAGCTGGTCGGGGTCATGCCGGAGGGCTTCAAGGGGCTCGGCAAGCCGTTCGGGGACCGCTACAAGCTGCAGCGGTTCGGGCGGGGAGGCTTCGTCTCCACCGCGCTGCGGGCCGGTACGCCGATCATTCCGTGCTCGATCGTGGGCGCGGAGGAGATCTATCCGATGATCGGCGACTCCAAGACGCTGGCCCGACTCCTCGGCTTCCCGTACTTCCCGATCACACCGACGTTCCCGTGGCTCGGGCCGCTCGGGGCGGTGCCGTTGCCGACGAAGTGGACGATCCAGTTCGGTGAGCCGATTCCCACCGACGGCTATCCACCCGAGGCCGCCGAGGACCCGATGCTGATGTTCAACCTGACGGACCAGGTACGGGAGCAGATTCAGCACACGCTGTACAAGTTGTTGGTGCAGCGGCGGTCGGTGTTCTTCTGA
- a CDS encoding helix-turn-helix domain-containing protein — translation MAAAGERPLNEVQFLTVAEVASVMRVSKMTVYRLVHSGHLPAIRVGRSFRVPEQAVHEYLRESYVGVETA, via the coding sequence ATGGCTGCAGCTGGCGAGAGGCCTCTGAACGAGGTTCAGTTCCTGACCGTGGCGGAAGTCGCCTCGGTGATGCGAGTGTCCAAGATGACCGTGTACCGCTTGGTGCACAGCGGTCATCTGCCGGCGATCCGGGTGGGCAGGTCCTTCCGGGTGCCGGAGCAAGCGGTACACGAGTACCTCCGCGAGAGTTATGTGGGGGTGGAGACGGCCTGA
- a CDS encoding ECF subfamily RNA polymerase sigma factor, BldN family, with translation MYPHVGVDASGLATLRATVNQLLRGFVPTAYAVPALATSAAPVGPCYALADGSAAVGRRGRSGSTATTTRRPAADSDSARMMDLVERAQSGEADAFGRLYDQYSDTVYRYIYYRVGGKATAEDLTSETFLRALRRIGTFTWQGRDFGAWLVTIARNLVADHFKSSRFRLEVTTGEMLDANEVERSPEDSVLESLSNAALLEAVRRLNPQQQECVTLRFLQGLSVAETARVMGKNEGAIKTLQYRAVRTLARLLPDDAR, from the coding sequence GTGTACCCACACGTCGGGGTTGACGCCTCGGGCCTGGCTACGCTGCGCGCGACGGTCAACCAACTGTTGCGCGGCTTCGTCCCCACCGCGTACGCCGTCCCCGCCCTCGCCACCTCCGCCGCGCCCGTCGGCCCGTGCTACGCACTGGCCGACGGCAGCGCGGCGGTGGGCAGACGAGGCCGTTCGGGATCCACCGCCACGACCACCCGCCGTCCCGCCGCGGACAGCGACAGCGCCCGCATGATGGACCTCGTCGAACGCGCCCAGTCCGGCGAGGCCGACGCCTTCGGTCGCCTGTACGACCAGTACAGCGACACCGTCTACCGCTACATCTACTACCGCGTCGGCGGCAAGGCGACCGCCGAGGACCTCACCAGCGAGACGTTCCTGCGCGCCCTGCGCCGCATCGGCACGTTCACCTGGCAGGGCCGTGACTTCGGCGCCTGGCTGGTGACGATCGCCCGCAACCTGGTGGCCGACCACTTCAAGTCCAGCCGTTTCCGTCTGGAGGTCACCACCGGCGAGATGCTCGACGCCAACGAGGTCGAGCGCTCTCCCGAGGACTCCGTCCTGGAGTCCCTCTCCAACGCCGCGCTCCTGGAGGCCGTACGCCGCCTCAATCCCCAGCAGCAGGAGTGCGTCACCCTCCGCTTCCTCCAGGGCCTCTCCGTCGCCGAGACCGCCCGTGTCATGGGGAAGAACGAGGGCGCGATCAAGACCCTCCAGTACCGCGCGGTCCGCACCCTCGCCCGTCTGCTCCCGGACGACGCCCGCTGA
- a CDS encoding DUF5667 domain-containing protein — protein MIANVSAHRRANAFAQALEELSDRGTAAEQPEGSAPAPAARGTEQGRLLALTTGLDELPKPVLDPEVKVVHRAQLVAAMEAMLRDGTLPGREASDPSVPEQRAGRARGAHRASPLGKLRPRSRLTKGLAAGGLSVGVAASAFGGVAAASSDALPGDSLYGLKRGIEDVKLTLADDSDDRGRLYLDQASTRLGEARRLMERGRGGHLDHESLGEIRRALSGMRHDASEGHRLLHEAFERDPESLGPIQALSAFSRSHRETWGALRDRLPVQLGDVSQQVSSVFDAIDDEVAPHSSLLPQPPAQGGDGKQRSTGSGTPGTTDPGHRPAPSATGGSATGSQDTGGKPKPSASNAESGGEGLVGGTAGDLLNPPQDDTTSSSPSTGKSTPPADPDVTLPPLLPGLLPGLGIDGDTDN, from the coding sequence GTGATCGCGAACGTATCGGCGCACCGGCGGGCGAACGCCTTCGCCCAGGCCCTGGAGGAGCTGTCCGACCGGGGCACGGCGGCCGAGCAGCCCGAGGGATCGGCACCGGCTCCGGCAGCGCGAGGGACCGAGCAGGGCCGTCTGTTGGCCCTCACCACCGGTCTCGACGAGCTGCCCAAGCCAGTGCTCGACCCCGAGGTGAAGGTCGTCCATCGCGCCCAGTTGGTGGCCGCGATGGAGGCCATGCTGCGGGACGGCACACTGCCGGGGCGCGAGGCGTCGGACCCTTCGGTGCCCGAACAGCGTGCGGGCAGGGCGCGGGGCGCGCACCGGGCAAGCCCGCTGGGCAAATTGCGACCGCGGTCCCGGCTGACGAAGGGGCTCGCCGCGGGCGGGCTCAGCGTCGGGGTGGCCGCGAGCGCCTTCGGCGGGGTGGCCGCCGCCAGCTCGGACGCCCTGCCCGGTGACTCGCTCTACGGCCTCAAGCGCGGCATCGAGGACGTGAAGCTCACCCTGGCCGACGACAGCGACGACCGGGGCCGGCTCTATCTGGACCAGGCGTCCACCCGGCTCGGCGAGGCCCGCCGGCTCATGGAGCGCGGCCGGGGCGGACACCTCGACCACGAGTCCCTCGGCGAGATCCGCCGCGCCCTCAGCGGGATGCGGCACGACGCCTCCGAGGGCCACCGGCTGCTCCACGAGGCCTTCGAGCGAGATCCGGAGTCCCTGGGCCCCATCCAGGCCCTCTCGGCCTTCTCCCGGTCCCACCGCGAGACCTGGGGCGCGCTCCGCGACCGGCTGCCCGTGCAGCTCGGGGACGTGAGTCAGCAGGTCTCGTCGGTCTTCGACGCCATAGACGACGAGGTCGCCCCGCACTCGTCGCTCCTGCCGCAGCCCCCCGCCCAGGGCGGCGACGGCAAGCAGCGCTCCACGGGCTCCGGCACCCCCGGCACCACGGATCCCGGCCACCGCCCGGCCCCGAGCGCCACCGGCGGCTCCGCCACCGGCAGCCAGGACACCGGCGGCAAACCCAAGCCCTCCGCCTCGAACGCGGAGAGCGGCGGCGAGGGCCTCGTCGGCGGCACCGCCGGCGACCTCCTGAACCCGCCCCAGGACGACACCACCAGCTCCTCCCCGTCCACCGGCAAGTCCACCCCACCCGCGGACCCCGACGTCACCCTCCCACCCCTCCTCCCGGGCCTCCTCCCCGGCCTGGGCATCGACGGCGACACCGACAACTGA
- a CDS encoding phosphatase: MVSGGVLREQLVAFGLAGRVATAREASLRSYRLFAARDPRFLIGIDPEMTWRQRDVLGLMAEKCGVSADPLCASGQDVIDPELTMRALDRFADRVAAVAHRGGPVLLGTGHPHRLIGFYGALADALSAAGCEVLTPARGRRVDITTRFGLRTYNLDYVRGVAVVREATALRSGCATGVHTHSPLPVRTVLAAAAEAGGPLPELVVGDHGWVCGAGQLGFEAIGLADTDDPALFVGEAEGRVSVVVPLDDGVRSDYYRPLTRYVLNRACLSQ; the protein is encoded by the coding sequence GTGGTGAGTGGTGGGGTGTTGCGGGAGCAGCTCGTGGCTTTCGGGTTGGCGGGGAGGGTGGCCACCGCCCGGGAAGCGAGTCTGCGGAGTTATCGGTTGTTCGCCGCTAGGGATCCTCGGTTTTTGATCGGGATTGATCCGGAGATGACTTGGCGGCAGCGCGATGTGCTCGGATTGATGGCGGAGAAGTGTGGGGTTTCGGCCGATCCGCTCTGTGCGTCAGGGCAGGATGTGATTGATCCGGAGCTGACGATGAGGGCGCTGGACCGGTTCGCGGATCGGGTCGCGGCCGTCGCTCACCGTGGCGGGCCGGTGCTCCTCGGGACCGGACATCCGCATCGTCTGATCGGCTTCTACGGCGCGTTGGCGGACGCTTTGTCGGCGGCGGGGTGTGAGGTTCTCACCCCCGCGAGGGGTAGACGTGTCGACATAACGACCCGGTTCGGTCTACGCACGTACAACCTCGACTACGTACGAGGTGTCGCCGTCGTCCGGGAGGCGACCGCTCTGCGCTCCGGTTGTGCGACCGGCGTGCACACGCATTCACCGCTGCCGGTTCGGACGGTTCTGGCGGCTGCCGCGGAGGCCGGCGGGCCGCTCCCGGAACTCGTGGTGGGAGACCACGGATGGGTCTGCGGGGCAGGTCAGCTGGGGTTCGAGGCCATCGGGCTCGCCGATACGGACGATCCCGCGCTCTTCGTGGGGGAGGCGGAGGGGCGGGTGTCCGTCGTCGTTCCACTTGATGACGGTGTGCGGTCTGATTACTACCGACCGCTGACCCGCTACGTACTCAATCGGGCGTGTCTGTCACAGTAG
- a CDS encoding 30S ribosomal protein bS22, translating to MGSVIKKRRKRMAKKKHRKLLKRTRVQRRNKK from the coding sequence GTGGGCTCTGTTATCAAGAAGCGGCGCAAGCGGATGGCTAAGAAGAAGCACCGCAAGCTGCTCAAGCGCACCCGCGTTCAGCGTCGCAACAAGAAGTAA
- a CDS encoding MFS transporter, producing the protein MTDVLRRGRAALAFSFFAQGVAFALLVTRIPAIQDRYGVSDGLLPLFLAAVPILAGVGSVCTEHLVKKVPPSLVLRWSQPVVLLALLGVGAGEQMVVLGAALAAFGLAVGALDASMNMLGVSLQRAYGRSIMLGFHAVYSLGGIAGASLAWVGAHWDLALVVSYLPVVVVLLPAVLVGSRWYVDAEPTEERKEEDTLQAGPGAGGAVAFKLLLPLCLVMCFAYIGDSTVSNWSAKYLQDVLGSSEQLATVPYNVYMVTTLIGRSLGDFGVRRFGAVAVVRAGAVVAAVGFAVVAGAPGAWVGMLGFTLLGLGLCVLVPQTFAAAGRLFPGASDAAVARLNIFNYVGFLIGSPLVGALGDLWSYRGAMLVPMVLVLVTLVYARSFETQPDRYGGGHERPRTADVGRGSNGL; encoded by the coding sequence ATGACAGATGTGCTGCGGCGCGGTAGGGCCGCGTTGGCGTTCAGCTTCTTCGCTCAGGGCGTCGCCTTCGCGCTGCTCGTGACGCGGATTCCGGCCATTCAGGACCGGTACGGGGTCTCCGACGGGCTGCTCCCGCTCTTCCTCGCCGCCGTGCCGATCCTCGCCGGGGTCGGCAGTGTCTGCACCGAGCACCTCGTGAAGAAGGTGCCGCCGAGCCTGGTGCTGCGGTGGTCCCAGCCCGTGGTGCTCCTGGCGCTGCTCGGGGTGGGGGCCGGTGAACAGATGGTCGTGCTCGGGGCAGCGCTGGCCGCCTTCGGGCTGGCGGTCGGGGCGCTCGACGCGTCGATGAACATGCTCGGGGTCAGTCTGCAGCGGGCGTACGGGCGGAGCATCATGCTCGGCTTCCACGCCGTGTACAGCCTGGGCGGGATAGCCGGGGCCTCGCTGGCGTGGGTCGGGGCGCACTGGGATCTGGCGCTGGTGGTGTCGTATCTACCGGTGGTGGTCGTGCTCCTGCCGGCCGTGCTGGTCGGGAGCCGGTGGTACGTCGACGCGGAGCCCACCGAGGAGAGGAAGGAAGAGGACACCCTCCAGGCCGGGCCGGGCGCGGGTGGAGCCGTCGCCTTCAAGTTGCTGCTGCCGCTCTGTCTGGTGATGTGCTTCGCGTACATCGGGGACTCGACCGTCTCCAACTGGAGCGCCAAGTATCTGCAGGACGTGCTCGGGAGCAGTGAGCAGCTGGCGACCGTGCCCTACAACGTCTATATGGTCACCACGTTGATCGGGCGGTCCCTCGGGGACTTCGGGGTGCGGCGGTTCGGGGCCGTGGCCGTCGTACGGGCCGGTGCCGTGGTCGCGGCCGTCGGGTTCGCCGTGGTCGCGGGGGCGCCGGGGGCCTGGGTCGGGATGCTCGGGTTCACGCTGCTGGGACTCGGGCTGTGTGTGCTGGTGCCGCAGACGTTCGCGGCTGCCGGGAGGCTGTTCCCGGGGGCTTCGGACGCGGCCGTCGCCCGGCTGAACATCTTCAACTATGTCGGGTTCTTGATCGGTTCCCCGTTGGTCGGGGCGCTGGGGGACCTGTGGAGCTACCGCGGGGCGATGCTCGTACCGATGGTGTTGGTGCTGGTGACGTTGGTGTACGCCCGGTCGTTCGAGACTCAACCGGACAGATACGGTGGCGGGCATGAGCGGCCGCGCACAGCTGATGTGGGACGAGGCAGTAACGGGCTATGA
- a CDS encoding acetoin utilization protein AcuC: MSGRAQLMWDEAVTGYDFGPDHPMDPVRLALTRSLVSAFGLDREMDVVSAKPAGESTLRLVHREDYVAAVKAASADPRGADTAYGLGTVDDPAFAGMHEVSALIAGQSVAAAEAVWRGDALHAVNFAGGLHHAMPGGASGFCIYNDASIAIARLLELGAERVAYVDVDVHHGDGVQAAFWEDPRVLTISLHEHPRTLFPQTGWPEETGAPSGAEGSAVNVALPAGTGDAGWLRAFHAVVPELLADFRPQVLVTQHGADTHFEDPLAHLAVSLDAQRAVQVALHELAHEHADGRWVALGGGGYAVVEVVPRSWTHLVAIAAGREIAPETVIPEEWRQRVFALTRQLGPARMTDGRWPVAWADWDAGYDPADRLDQAVLAARKAVFPLRGLLA, translated from the coding sequence ATGAGCGGCCGCGCACAGCTGATGTGGGACGAGGCAGTAACGGGCTATGACTTCGGGCCGGACCATCCGATGGATCCGGTCCGGCTGGCACTGACCCGGAGCCTCGTGAGTGCCTTCGGGCTCGACCGGGAGATGGACGTCGTCTCGGCCAAGCCCGCGGGGGAGTCGACCCTGCGGCTCGTGCATCGCGAGGACTATGTGGCGGCGGTCAAGGCCGCCTCGGCCGACCCCCGGGGCGCGGACACGGCGTACGGGCTGGGGACCGTGGACGATCCGGCGTTCGCCGGGATGCACGAGGTGTCCGCGTTGATCGCGGGGCAGTCGGTGGCGGCGGCGGAGGCCGTGTGGCGGGGGGACGCGCTGCACGCGGTGAACTTCGCGGGCGGGCTGCACCACGCGATGCCCGGGGGCGCTTCGGGGTTCTGCATCTACAACGACGCCTCCATCGCCATCGCCCGGCTGCTGGAGCTGGGAGCCGAGCGGGTCGCGTACGTGGATGTCGACGTGCACCACGGGGACGGGGTGCAGGCCGCGTTCTGGGAGGACCCGCGGGTTCTGACGATCTCGCTGCACGAGCATCCCCGGACCCTGTTCCCGCAGACCGGTTGGCCGGAGGAGACCGGAGCCCCGTCCGGTGCGGAGGGGTCGGCCGTGAACGTGGCGCTGCCGGCGGGCACCGGGGACGCCGGGTGGCTGCGGGCGTTCCACGCGGTGGTGCCCGAACTGCTCGCCGATTTCCGGCCGCAGGTGCTGGTGACCCAGCACGGGGCCGATACGCACTTCGAGGATCCGTTGGCGCATCTCGCGGTGTCGCTGGACGCGCAGCGGGCCGTGCAGGTGGCTCTGCACGAGCTGGCCCATGAGCACGCGGACGGGCGGTGGGTCGCGCTCGGTGGGGGCGGGTACGCGGTGGTCGAGGTCGTGCCCCGGTCGTGGACGCATCTGGTGGCGATCGCGGCGGGGCGGGAGATCGCGCCGGAGACGGTGATTCCCGAGGAGTGGCGGCAGCGGGTGTTCGCTCTGACGCGGCAGTTGGGGCCGGCGCGGATGACCGATGGGCGGTGGCCCGTGGCCTGGGCCGACTGGGACGCGGGGTACGACCCCGCGGATCGGTTGGATCAGGCGGTGCTGGCTGCTCGGAAGGCCGTGTTTCCGTTGCGGGGGTTGTTGGCCTAG
- a CDS encoding HAD family hydrolase has translation MRYDLVIFDNDGVLVDSEPISNRHLAAYLTELGHPTSYEESIRDYMGSAMHRIHELVLERTGETLPADFDEVFHQRVFAAFERELEPVPGVVPVLEKLVADEVPYCVASSGSHERIRVGHRKTGLDRWFGDGLVFSSQDVGRGKPAPDLFLHAAERMGVAPERCVVVEDSPLGVRAGLAAGMEVYGFTAMTPAGKLSGARGYFSDMGELLDLLA, from the coding sequence ATGCGCTATGACCTCGTGATCTTCGACAATGACGGTGTTCTCGTCGACAGCGAGCCGATATCCAACCGCCACCTCGCCGCGTACCTCACCGAACTCGGTCACCCGACCTCGTACGAGGAATCCATCCGGGACTACATGGGGTCGGCCATGCACCGGATTCACGAACTCGTCCTGGAGCGGACCGGCGAGACGCTGCCGGCGGACTTCGACGAGGTCTTCCATCAGCGGGTCTTCGCCGCGTTCGAGCGGGAGTTGGAGCCCGTACCGGGGGTGGTCCCGGTGCTGGAGAAGCTCGTCGCGGACGAGGTGCCGTACTGCGTGGCCTCGTCCGGGAGCCATGAGCGGATCCGGGTGGGGCATCGGAAGACCGGGCTCGACCGGTGGTTCGGGGACGGGCTCGTGTTCAGTTCGCAGGATGTGGGGCGGGGGAAGCCGGCGCCGGATCTCTTCCTGCACGCGGCCGAGCGGATGGGGGTCGCGCCGGAGAGGTGTGTCGTCGTCGAGGACAGTCCCCTCGGTGTGCGGGCCGGGCTCGCCGCCGGGATGGAGGTGTACGGGTTCACGGCGATGACGCCCGCCGGGAAGCTGTCCGGAGCCAGGGGGTACTTTTCGGACATGGGGGAGCTGCTCGACCTGCTCGCCTGA
- a CDS encoding NAD-dependent epimerase/dehydratase family protein, which translates to MGKVVLVTGVARQLGGRFVRRIQRDPQVDRVIAVDAVPPGHHLGGADFVQADIRQPAIARLLAEYNVDTVVHMDVTGTPLGSGGRATLKETNVIGTMQLLGACQKSPLIKRLVVKSSTNVYGSAPRDPAVFTETTPPKSLPSGGFAKDTVEVEGYVRGFARRRPDVAVCVLRFANILGPSADSPLASYFSLPVLPTVLGYDPRLQFVHEDDVIEVLRIASHDPERGTLNSGTFNIAGDGVLLLSQCARRLGRPTVPLLMPAVSWVGSMVRTLGVTDFSPEQLRLLTHGRVVSTNQMRETLGYRARYTTAETFADFARSRGPGLLPPEALAGAIDRIAALPVPTPGGGHPPTQSANQL; encoded by the coding sequence TTGGGGAAGGTCGTGCTCGTCACCGGTGTGGCCCGTCAGCTGGGAGGCCGGTTCGTGCGGCGGATCCAGCGTGACCCGCAGGTCGACCGGGTCATCGCGGTGGACGCGGTGCCGCCGGGACACCATCTGGGCGGCGCGGACTTCGTCCAGGCCGACATCAGGCAGCCCGCCATAGCCCGACTGCTGGCCGAGTACAACGTGGACACCGTGGTGCACATGGATGTCACGGGCACCCCGCTGGGCAGCGGGGGCCGGGCCACGCTGAAGGAGACCAATGTCATCGGCACCATGCAGCTGCTCGGTGCCTGTCAGAAGTCACCTCTGATCAAACGTCTCGTGGTCAAGTCCAGCACCAACGTCTACGGCTCCGCGCCGCGCGACCCGGCCGTGTTCACCGAGACCACCCCGCCCAAGTCGCTGCCCAGCGGCGGCTTCGCCAAGGACACCGTCGAGGTCGAGGGATACGTCCGCGGCTTCGCCCGGCGGCGGCCCGATGTGGCCGTGTGCGTGCTGCGGTTCGCCAACATCCTCGGGCCGAGCGCCGATTCACCGCTCGCCTCGTACTTCTCGCTGCCGGTGCTGCCGACCGTGCTGGGCTACGACCCGCGGCTGCAGTTCGTGCACGAGGACGATGTGATCGAGGTGCTGCGGATCGCCTCGCACGATCCGGAGCGGGGCACCCTCAACAGCGGCACGTTCAACATCGCGGGCGACGGCGTCCTGCTGCTCTCCCAGTGCGCGCGGCGCCTCGGCCGGCCGACGGTGCCGCTGCTGATGCCCGCGGTCAGCTGGGTCGGCTCCATGGTCCGCACGCTCGGCGTCACCGACTTCTCGCCGGAGCAGCTGCGGCTGCTGACCCACGGGCGGGTCGTGTCGACGAACCAGATGCGCGAGACCCTGGGCTACCGGGCCCGGTACACGACCGCGGAGACGTTCGCGGACTTCGCGCGCAGCAGGGGCCCCGGGCTCCTGCCCCCGGAGGCCCTCGCCGGGGCCATCGACCGGATCGCCGCCCTGCCCGTGCCGACGCCGGGCGGCGGCCACCCCCCGACGCAGAGCGCCAACCAGCTTTAA
- the ltrA gene encoding group II intron reverse transcriptase/maturase, with translation MLSKENLLAALNRVEVNRGAPGVDGMTTAELRPWIAVHWPGVRAELDAGIYRPAPVRQVIIPKPGGGERMLGVPRVLDRLIQQAVAQVLVPIFDPGFSGSSFGFRPGRSAHQAVRVARRAIEDGNRWVVDLDLDRFFDRVQHDVLMARVARKVTDRRVLKLVRRYLEAGVMVDGVKTPGREGTPQGSPLSPVLSNIMLDDLDRELFRRGHRFARYADDLRIFVRSRRAAQRVLDSVTAVVEQRLKLKVNRVKSKVVPASVMTMLGFGFYFVRGGKVRVRVDPKAVERLKVRLKELTSRRWSVAMADRIAQINRFTTGWMGYFQLADTPKVFQELDKWFRRRMRQIRWKEWKRYATRRRNLRALGIGERDAREWAASSKGYWRVAKSPVLDRALPISYWDDLGLKMLKPTWQRLRPAW, from the coding sequence ATGCTCTCGAAGGAGAACCTGCTCGCGGCGCTCAACCGTGTCGAGGTGAACCGGGGTGCTCCCGGGGTGGACGGTATGACCACGGCCGAACTCAGGCCGTGGATCGCGGTGCACTGGCCCGGGGTCCGGGCCGAACTCGATGCGGGCATCTACCGGCCGGCGCCGGTCCGTCAGGTGATCATCCCGAAGCCTGGCGGCGGTGAGCGGATGCTGGGGGTGCCGCGGGTGCTGGACCGCTTGATCCAGCAGGCCGTCGCGCAGGTGCTCGTGCCCATTTTCGACCCTGGTTTTTCGGGGTCGTCCTTCGGGTTCCGTCCCGGCCGGTCCGCCCATCAGGCGGTCAGGGTCGCGCGGCGTGCCATCGAGGACGGCAACCGGTGGGTCGTGGACCTTGATCTGGACCGGTTCTTCGACCGGGTCCAGCACGATGTCCTGATGGCACGGGTCGCGCGCAAGGTCACTGACCGCAGGGTCCTGAAGCTGGTTCGCAGGTATCTGGAAGCCGGGGTCATGGTGGACGGCGTGAAGACGCCGGGCAGGGAGGGGACCCCGCAGGGCTCCCCGCTCTCGCCCGTCCTGTCGAACATCATGCTCGACGACCTGGACCGGGAACTGTTCAGGCGCGGTCACCGGTTCGCACGTTACGCCGACGATCTGCGGATCTTCGTGCGGAGCAGGCGGGCTGCTCAGAGGGTGCTCGACTCGGTCACGGCCGTGGTCGAGCAGCGGCTGAAACTGAAGGTCAACCGGGTGAAGTCGAAGGTGGTCCCAGCTTCCGTCATGACGATGCTGGGGTTCGGCTTCTACTTTGTCCGGGGTGGGAAGGTCAGGGTCCGGGTCGACCCGAAGGCGGTCGAACGCCTGAAGGTTCGGCTCAAGGAGCTGACCTCGCGCCGGTGGAGCGTTGCGATGGCTGACCGCATCGCGCAGATCAACCGCTTCACCACAGGCTGGATGGGCTACTTCCAGCTCGCGGACACTCCCAAGGTGTTCCAGGAGCTGGACAAGTGGTTCCGTCGCAGGATGCGGCAGATCCGCTGGAAGGAATGGAAACGGTACGCGACCAGACGTCGTAACCTGCGGGCGCTCGGGATCGGTGAGCGTGATGCTCGGGAATGGGCGGCCAGCAGCAAAGGCTACTGGCGGGTCGCGAAGTCACCTGTTCTGGACAGGGCACTGCCCATCTCCTACTGGGACGACCTGGGCCTGAAGATGCTCAAGCCGACCTGGCAACGGTTGAGACCAGCTTGGTGA